A genomic stretch from Marinimicrobium sp. C6131 includes:
- a CDS encoding purine-nucleoside phosphorylase: MKTLILRSGLLLAALFMSFAAQAAIPVKVVVVAMFENGELTGDEPGEYQFWIERLKLEKVDFPLGAHDLHVNDDGVLAICTGGGVTNATASIMALGLDDRFDLSNAYWVIAGIGGGDPLDVSLGTGVWAKHVVDGDLLYEIDGREIPDSWDYGLIPLGAKEPNQVSTGWTVDTISYDLNSSLVDWAYELTKDHPVADTPGLKSFREQYEGYPNAQRPPFVTIGDTLGASTYWHGELLNKWANDWVKLHAGDDANMVTTNMEDNGTLTALHRLAKTGRVDTDRVLVLRTVSNFSLQPPDKTAAWSTTAPYPDDSLPAYEAAFGLGNRVVQTLLKGWDTYKDKIPGAL; the protein is encoded by the coding sequence CGTTCGGGGCTGTTGCTGGCCGCGTTGTTCATGTCCTTTGCCGCCCAGGCGGCGATTCCGGTAAAAGTAGTGGTGGTCGCCATGTTCGAAAATGGTGAGCTGACGGGAGACGAGCCGGGGGAATACCAGTTCTGGATTGAACGTCTGAAGCTCGAGAAAGTGGACTTTCCCCTTGGAGCTCACGATCTGCATGTCAACGACGACGGTGTGCTCGCGATCTGCACCGGCGGTGGTGTGACCAACGCCACCGCGTCCATCATGGCGCTGGGTCTGGATGATCGTTTCGATCTGTCCAATGCCTATTGGGTGATTGCGGGTATTGGCGGTGGAGATCCGCTGGATGTATCGCTGGGCACGGGGGTATGGGCCAAACACGTAGTGGATGGCGATCTTCTCTACGAGATTGACGGTCGGGAAATTCCCGACAGCTGGGATTATGGCCTGATTCCACTGGGTGCCAAAGAGCCCAATCAGGTATCCACCGGTTGGACGGTGGATACCATCTCCTACGATCTGAATTCGTCCCTGGTGGATTGGGCCTACGAATTGACCAAGGACCATCCGGTGGCGGACACGCCTGGGCTCAAAAGCTTCCGGGAACAGTATGAAGGCTACCCCAATGCGCAAAGACCCCCTTTCGTTACCATAGGCGATACGCTGGGGGCCAGCACCTATTGGCACGGTGAGTTGCTCAACAAATGGGCCAATGATTGGGTCAAGCTGCATGCGGGTGATGATGCCAATATGGTCACCACCAATATGGAAGACAACGGCACACTGACCGCGCTGCACCGACTGGCAAAAACCGGCCGCGTGGATACTGATCGGGTGTTGGTACTTCGCACTGTCAGTAACTTCAGTCTGCAGCCGCCGGATAAAACAGCGGCCTGGAGCACCACCGCGCCTTATCCGGATGACAGTCTGCCGGCTTATGAAGCGGCTTTCGGCCTGGGCAATCGCGTCGTGCAGACGCTGTTGAAGGGATGGGACACCTACAAGGACAAAATTCCGGGAGCGCTTTAG
- a CDS encoding 8-oxoguanine deaminase has product MSVLWLRHPLACWTGTGENADNGLVVRDNHIVELVAKGREPATAYDQAFDASNHVLFPGLINCHHHFYQTLTRAFPPALNKGLFDWLQTLYPVWMNLDDDAIYASTRLALAELLMSGCTTAADHHYVFSTLLPRAIDTQVSAAHSIGMRVTLTRGSMSLGKSAGGLPPDFLVETEASILSESRRLVDRYHDRRPESFCRIALAPCSPFSVTPDLMRESAQLAVEKDVLLHTHLGETEDENQFCLNRFNQRPVDYLDSVGWLNERVWLAHGIHFNDSEIQRLAGSGVGVCHCPSSNMLLGSGQCRAQEMRHAGVRLGLGVDGSASNDGSNMIQEARLAMLMQKLTYGAAGCSHLDALTMATSGGAALLQRPELGTLAKGQQADLALFRLEEPRFSGHGDPVAALLLCGAHRADFVMVGGRWKVKAGELIGNDIDRIIAEHTRAAQRLRDKAALLTSTKTH; this is encoded by the coding sequence GTGAGTGTTCTATGGCTGCGCCACCCGCTGGCATGCTGGACCGGCACAGGGGAGAATGCCGACAACGGGTTGGTGGTGCGAGACAACCACATCGTCGAGCTGGTGGCGAAAGGCCGGGAGCCCGCCACCGCCTACGATCAGGCATTCGATGCCTCGAACCATGTGCTGTTTCCCGGCCTGATCAACTGCCACCATCATTTTTACCAAACCCTGACCCGGGCCTTTCCCCCCGCACTGAACAAAGGTCTGTTCGACTGGCTCCAGACGCTCTACCCGGTGTGGATGAACCTTGACGACGATGCCATTTACGCATCAACCCGACTGGCATTGGCCGAGCTATTGATGTCCGGCTGTACCACCGCTGCTGATCATCATTACGTGTTCAGCACGCTATTGCCCCGCGCCATTGATACTCAGGTATCGGCCGCACACAGCATCGGCATGCGGGTCACGCTGACACGCGGTTCCATGAGCCTTGGCAAATCAGCAGGGGGGCTGCCACCGGACTTCCTGGTGGAAACCGAGGCAAGCATTCTGAGTGAAAGCCGGCGACTGGTTGACCGCTACCACGACCGACGCCCCGAGTCCTTTTGCAGAATTGCTCTGGCGCCTTGCTCGCCGTTTTCAGTGACTCCGGATCTGATGCGTGAGAGTGCCCAACTGGCAGTCGAGAAAGATGTGCTGCTGCACACCCACCTTGGGGAAACCGAAGACGAGAACCAGTTCTGCCTGAATCGCTTCAATCAGCGACCGGTGGACTATCTGGACAGCGTGGGCTGGCTGAACGAGCGCGTCTGGCTCGCCCATGGTATTCATTTCAACGACAGCGAAATTCAACGTCTGGCGGGTAGCGGGGTGGGCGTATGCCACTGCCCCAGCTCTAACATGCTGCTGGGCTCGGGCCAATGCCGGGCGCAGGAGATGCGCCACGCTGGGGTGCGCTTGGGCTTGGGGGTAGACGGCTCGGCCTCCAACGATGGCTCCAACATGATTCAGGAGGCGCGCCTGGCCATGCTGATGCAGAAGCTGACTTACGGCGCAGCGGGATGCAGCCACCTGGATGCGTTAACCATGGCGACCAGCGGCGGCGCGGCCCTGTTGCAGAGACCGGAACTGGGGACGCTGGCAAAAGGACAACAGGCCGACCTGGCACTGTTTCGTCTGGAGGAACCACGGTTCTCCGGGCACGGGGACCCAGTTGCGGCACTGCTGTTGTGCGGGGCTCATCGAGCGGACTTCGTCATGGTGGGAGGCCGCTGGAAAGTGAAGGCTGGCGAGCTGATTGGCAATGATATCGACCGGATTATTGCCGAGCATACGCGGGCAGCTCAACGTCTTCGCGACAAAGCGGCCTTACTGACGTCGACAAAGACCCATTGA